From a single Streptomyces sp. 1331.2 genomic region:
- a CDS encoding GNAT family N-acetyltransferase codes for MTDTRIRLLREDDWDAVVALEERAYAASGLSEGREALQSRHRASPDTCFVLEHAGRLGGYLLALPYPLFRCPDLSRSEERGTGTGEGAAPGNMHAHDLVISEELRGRGLSHRMLRHLEDTARAAGHRTISLVAVRGSHVLWTPLGYRARPEVELPASYGSRAVYMAMPLDPGRPAADLSIDLTADPTSDLTADPTAGPRSRAEVG; via the coding sequence ATGACCGACACCCGGATCCGACTGCTCCGGGAGGACGACTGGGACGCCGTGGTCGCGCTGGAGGAGCGCGCCTACGCCGCCAGCGGCCTGTCCGAGGGCCGCGAGGCGCTGCAGTCCCGGCACCGCGCCTCACCGGACACCTGCTTCGTCCTGGAGCACGCGGGCCGCCTCGGCGGCTACCTGCTCGCCCTGCCGTACCCGCTGTTCCGCTGCCCGGACCTCAGCCGCAGCGAGGAGCGCGGGACCGGGACCGGGGAGGGGGCGGCGCCCGGCAACATGCACGCCCACGACCTGGTGATCTCCGAGGAACTGCGCGGCCGGGGCCTGTCCCACCGGATGCTGCGGCACCTGGAGGACACCGCCCGGGCGGCCGGCCACCGGACCATCTCGCTGGTCGCCGTCCGCGGTTCGCACGTGCTGTGGACCCCGCTGGGCTACCGCGCCCGGCCCGAGGTCGAACTGCCTGCGAGCTACGGCTCCCGGGCGGTCTACATGGCGATGCCGCTGGACCCCGGCCGCCCGGCCGCCGACCTGAGCATTGACCTGACCGCCGACCCGACCTCCGACTTGACCGCCGACCCGACCGCCGGGCCCCGATCCAGAGCCGAAGTGGGCTGA
- a CDS encoding type III PLP-dependent enzyme — protein MRAALAAATDDRIIYDLDGIGGQYAALRDELPGVAVRFAMKACPVDEVLAHLAALGSGFDAAGPQEIAQALRTGVPPELIHYGNTIKSDRNIAEAHRLGVRDFATDSLEDVAAIAEHAPGSRVFCRIATTGDGALWGLSHKFGCSPEDALRVLGEARTSGLVPSGLSVHVGSQQMTAEAWGAALDSLAAVLEALNWRGITPDRINLGGGLPALGVLDRRGRPLDPPLDKMFAVIREGMDRLRAVNAGPLEFLVEPGRHLVADHGAIRAHVARLTSRHRLDGGREDWLYLSCGKFNGLYEMDQLQYRLEFPTHPGGQFVNAVVAGPTCDSDDAYAQDGGLVRVPHALGSGDPVWIHSCGAYATAYATRGFNGFAPLPYSCIGGTGPGTGPGTGTGLDGSNGPDGGTA, from the coding sequence CTGCGCGCCGCCCTCGCGGCCGCCACCGACGACCGGATCATCTACGACCTGGACGGCATCGGCGGCCAGTACGCCGCCCTCCGCGACGAACTGCCCGGCGTGGCCGTACGGTTCGCCATGAAGGCCTGCCCGGTCGACGAGGTGCTGGCCCACCTGGCTGCCCTCGGCTCCGGCTTCGACGCGGCCGGCCCGCAGGAGATCGCCCAGGCGCTGCGCACCGGCGTCCCGCCCGAGCTGATTCACTACGGCAACACCATCAAGTCCGACCGCAACATCGCCGAGGCCCACCGGCTGGGCGTGCGCGACTTCGCCACCGACAGCCTGGAGGACGTCGCGGCGATCGCCGAACACGCCCCCGGCTCACGGGTGTTCTGCCGGATCGCGACCACCGGCGACGGCGCCCTGTGGGGCCTGAGCCACAAGTTCGGCTGCTCGCCCGAGGACGCCCTGCGGGTGCTCGGCGAAGCCCGTACCTCCGGGCTGGTGCCCTCCGGCCTGTCGGTGCACGTCGGCTCGCAGCAGATGACCGCCGAGGCCTGGGGCGCCGCCCTGGACTCGCTGGCCGCCGTGCTGGAAGCGCTCAACTGGCGTGGCATCACCCCTGATCGGATCAACCTCGGCGGCGGCCTGCCCGCCCTCGGCGTCCTCGACCGGCGCGGCCGGCCGCTCGACCCCCCGCTGGACAAGATGTTCGCGGTGATCCGCGAGGGCATGGACCGGCTGCGCGCCGTCAACGCCGGGCCGCTGGAGTTCCTGGTGGAGCCCGGCCGCCACCTGGTCGCCGACCACGGCGCCATCCGCGCGCACGTCGCCCGGCTCACCTCCCGCCACCGGCTAGACGGCGGCCGGGAGGACTGGCTCTACCTCAGCTGCGGCAAGTTCAACGGCCTGTACGAGATGGACCAGTTGCAGTACCGGCTGGAGTTCCCCACCCACCCCGGCGGCCAGTTCGTCAACGCGGTGGTGGCCGGCCCGACCTGCGACAGCGACGACGCGTACGCCCAGGACGGCGGCCTGGTGCGGGTCCCGCACGCGCTCGGCTCCGGTGACCCGGTCTGGATCCACTCCTGCGGCGCGTACGCCACCGCCTACGCGACCCGCGGGTTCAACGGCTTCGCGCCGCTGCCCTACAGCTGCATCGGCGGCACCGGACCCGGAACCGGACCCGGAACCGGCACCGGTCTCGATGGAAGCAACGGCCCCGACGGAGGCACCGCATGA
- a CDS encoding DUF6271 family protein gives MRDVCLTLPTNRECADTITAVGAEAAYAVRRFDVRVHLLVLDSADPATRARHARAVAALPAVDGVHVHHLDEDAQRAFLREVIDRSGVAGPDKLLDLMLPDAVSYGACTNRAFLIAAALGCASVHRRDSDSRYQWLHGEPVFPIEHELATLGRRAADAAAGVTEYTLDPAHADKPVALVGASFVGELSVDIGEILELDPEVYHDVVALWAPTGASEQEKRELVAQSFVGGGTEPFTTDRTVLDRPGIWHIDMCNIGLHHEVYERVPLPPATETIGSDYFLHHLVYDATLPGVTHNRHIVNYYTPERRTGPGFTAYQLRYAKFLLSMLYLHPVYAEMTEAGGALLDEQHRVRPEAIADSARRSATTDRAENHRRLAELDRCYRQLGGKYAEFADHLASRRVRLLDEAQADIEDFALLIDAWGPLVRASRTTPADRLPGRVRAGSTT, from the coding sequence ATGCGTGACGTCTGCCTGACCCTGCCCACCAACCGCGAGTGCGCGGACACCATCACCGCCGTCGGCGCCGAAGCCGCCTACGCCGTCCGCCGGTTCGACGTCCGGGTGCACCTGCTGGTGCTGGACTCCGCCGACCCCGCCACCCGCGCCCGGCACGCCCGGGCGGTCGCCGCCCTGCCCGCCGTCGACGGCGTGCACGTCCACCACCTCGACGAGGACGCCCAACGCGCCTTCCTGCGCGAGGTGATCGACCGCTCCGGCGTCGCCGGCCCCGACAAGCTGCTGGACCTCATGCTGCCGGACGCCGTCTCCTACGGCGCCTGCACCAACCGGGCGTTCCTGATCGCCGCCGCGCTCGGCTGCGCCTCGGTGCACCGCCGCGACTCCGACAGCCGCTACCAATGGCTCCACGGCGAACCGGTGTTCCCGATCGAGCACGAGCTGGCCACCCTCGGCCGGAGAGCCGCCGACGCGGCCGCCGGCGTCACCGAGTACACCCTCGACCCGGCGCACGCGGACAAGCCCGTCGCCCTCGTCGGCGCCTCCTTCGTCGGCGAACTCTCCGTCGACATCGGCGAGATCCTCGAACTCGACCCCGAGGTCTACCACGACGTGGTCGCCCTCTGGGCCCCCACCGGCGCGAGCGAACAGGAGAAGCGCGAACTCGTCGCCCAGTCCTTCGTCGGCGGCGGCACCGAACCGTTCACCACCGACCGCACCGTGCTCGACCGGCCCGGCATCTGGCACATCGACATGTGCAACATCGGCCTCCACCACGAGGTGTACGAGCGCGTACCGCTGCCGCCCGCCACCGAGACCATCGGCAGCGACTACTTCCTCCACCACCTGGTGTACGACGCCACCCTGCCCGGCGTCACCCACAACCGCCACATCGTCAACTACTACACCCCGGAACGGCGCACCGGCCCCGGCTTCACCGCCTACCAGCTGCGCTACGCCAAGTTCCTGCTCTCCATGCTCTACCTCCACCCCGTCTACGCCGAGATGACGGAGGCCGGCGGAGCCCTGCTGGACGAGCAGCACCGCGTCCGCCCCGAGGCGATCGCCGACTCCGCCCGCCGCAGCGCTACCACCGACCGCGCGGAGAACCACCGCCGACTGGCCGAACTGGACCGCTGCTACCGGCAACTGGGCGGGAAGTACGCCGAGTTCGCCGACCACCTGGCATCCCGGCGAGTACGCCTGCTCGACGAGGCGCAGGCCGACATCGAGGACTTCGCCCTGCTGATCGACGCCTGGGGCCCGCTGGTGCGGGCGAGCAGGACCACCCCCGCCGACCGGCTGCCGGGGCGCGTCCGCGCCGGGAGCACCACGTGA
- a CDS encoding phytanoyl-CoA dioxygenase family protein produces the protein MPSTDGQAEEYLHRAASQRPYFSADTESYLARTALREIRKKHPLRVLSEADYAFWQTHGYVVVPQAIPAEAAQRLLDFAWDFQGLSPDRPEDWYRERDYRDELDRHLHIYGFVEAYHHQLLWDSRQSQRVYDAFVDVWDCEELWVTLDRLNLNPPNVRNRDRALIEPTDRGFDIELHWDVDTTRGVLPQRVQGIIALNDTAPDHGGFQCNPELFRRFNQWQAVQPADRDPIRPDVDRDEYPVVRPELKAGDLLIWNGLLAHGVERNTSERGVRAVQYLSMMPALEEAEQLRRSRVESWRTLATPDWNRTLVGDATRHESLRYGTAELTELGEKLLGLRSWTGRTFEQQKDADGRGSRHA, from the coding sequence ATGCCGAGCACTGACGGACAGGCCGAGGAGTATCTCCACCGCGCCGCCTCGCAGCGCCCCTACTTCAGCGCGGACACCGAGAGCTACCTGGCCCGCACCGCCCTGCGGGAGATCCGCAAGAAGCACCCGCTGCGCGTGCTCTCCGAAGCGGACTACGCGTTCTGGCAGACCCACGGCTACGTCGTGGTGCCGCAGGCGATCCCCGCCGAGGCCGCACAGCGCCTGCTCGACTTCGCCTGGGACTTCCAGGGCCTGTCCCCCGACCGCCCCGAGGACTGGTACCGCGAGCGGGACTACCGCGACGAACTCGACCGGCACCTGCACATCTACGGCTTCGTCGAGGCCTACCACCACCAACTCCTCTGGGACAGCCGCCAGTCGCAGCGCGTCTACGACGCCTTCGTGGACGTCTGGGACTGCGAGGAGCTGTGGGTCACCCTCGACCGGCTCAACCTCAACCCGCCCAACGTCCGCAACCGCGACCGCGCGCTGATCGAACCCACCGACCGCGGCTTCGACATCGAACTGCACTGGGACGTCGACACCACCCGGGGCGTGCTGCCGCAGCGCGTCCAGGGCATCATCGCGCTCAACGACACCGCCCCCGACCACGGCGGCTTCCAGTGCAATCCCGAGCTGTTCCGCCGCTTCAACCAGTGGCAGGCCGTCCAGCCCGCCGACCGCGACCCGATCCGCCCCGACGTCGACCGGGACGAGTACCCCGTCGTACGGCCCGAGTTGAAGGCCGGCGACCTGCTGATCTGGAACGGCCTGCTCGCCCACGGCGTCGAACGCAACACCTCCGAGCGCGGCGTGCGCGCGGTGCAGTACCTGTCGATGATGCCCGCCCTGGAGGAGGCCGAACAGCTGCGGCGCTCCCGGGTCGAGTCCTGGCGCACCCTCGCCACCCCGGACTGGAACCGCACGCTCGTCGGCGATGCCACCCGGCACGAGTCGCTGCGCTACGGGACCGCCGAACTCACCGAACTCGGCGAGAAGTTGCTCGGCCTGCGGTCCTGGACCGGCCGGACCTTCGAGCAGCAGAAGGACGCCGACGGCCGGGGGAGCCGGCATGCGTGA
- a CDS encoding FUSC family protein, which produces MPRPGAARLTPPDWLTESLRPRAAPIPWAAVARASVALAAPLAVGTATGRPGYGALVSMGALSAVIGDTADAYRMRVFNIAVPQLFGALGVLLGAQVHGSGWTAVAVLTVIALVSGMISSIGAVASVSGLLLLLNAVVGAGLPLPSPWWLPPGLLLLGGLVVLVLALLAWPLRVGLPERAVVAGTYRAVADLLEAAGTPEYDDRRRELTQSLNHSYDLLLARRARRHGRSPTLVRLLAQLNAAIPVVEAAAAAHLRPPQFGPLPAAYPAAVRALADAVEQGRTGPAPTPELPVPAGPSTRALVEAIGHAGTVIAEPAPDPYAAADRLGRPAALEVRARRAARALLLSGASWRYGLRLALCIGLAQVLVSVIAVPRSYWVALTVTFVMKPDFGSVFSRAVLRALGTAVGLLIATPVLAAVPRGWWDVPVMAVLATLIPALSAKGYAFQTAAITPVILLLSDLLNHQGFHLVLPRLYDSLIGCGISLLAGYLLWPESWHTRIGDRLAEAVQDTASYVSLAFTTGPGADEPARARYRRRLYRDLSAVRSEFQRALTEPPPVGARAEAWWPVVIAVERIVDTTTATRVRIEHGAPVPTAAEVGAVTRELADLAEALRTGRPLSGTAPGVLAPDCALARLHHEVHAARSVAAAPAP; this is translated from the coding sequence GTGCCACGCCCAGGAGCCGCCCGACTCACCCCGCCCGACTGGCTGACCGAAAGCCTGCGGCCCCGCGCCGCGCCGATCCCCTGGGCGGCAGTGGCCCGCGCCTCCGTCGCGCTCGCCGCCCCGCTCGCGGTGGGCACCGCCACCGGCCGCCCCGGCTACGGTGCGCTGGTGTCGATGGGCGCGCTGTCCGCGGTCATCGGCGACACCGCCGACGCCTACCGGATGCGAGTCTTCAACATCGCCGTCCCCCAGCTGTTCGGCGCCCTCGGGGTGCTGCTCGGCGCCCAGGTGCACGGCTCCGGCTGGACGGCCGTCGCCGTGCTGACCGTCATCGCGCTGGTCTCCGGCATGATCTCCTCGATCGGCGCGGTCGCCTCCGTCTCCGGGCTGCTCCTGCTGCTCAACGCGGTCGTCGGGGCCGGCCTGCCGCTGCCCTCCCCCTGGTGGCTGCCGCCCGGCCTGCTGCTGCTCGGCGGCCTGGTGGTGCTCGTCCTGGCCCTGCTGGCCTGGCCGCTGCGCGTCGGCCTGCCCGAACGCGCGGTAGTCGCCGGCACCTACCGGGCGGTCGCCGACCTCCTGGAGGCCGCCGGCACCCCCGAGTACGACGACCGGCGCCGCGAGCTCACCCAGTCGCTCAACCACTCCTACGACCTGTTGCTCGCCCGGCGGGCCCGACGGCACGGGCGCTCACCCACCCTGGTGCGGCTGCTCGCCCAGCTCAACGCGGCGATCCCGGTGGTCGAGGCGGCCGCCGCCGCGCACCTGCGGCCGCCCCAGTTCGGCCCGCTGCCCGCCGCCTACCCGGCCGCCGTCCGGGCCCTGGCCGACGCCGTCGAACAGGGCCGCACCGGGCCCGCCCCGACGCCCGAACTGCCCGTGCCCGCCGGGCCGTCCACCCGCGCCCTGGTCGAGGCGATCGGGCACGCCGGCACCGTGATCGCCGAACCGGCGCCCGACCCGTACGCCGCCGCCGACCGGCTCGGCCGGCCCGCCGCCCTGGAGGTACGGGCCCGCCGGGCGGCCCGGGCGCTGCTGCTGTCCGGCGCCTCCTGGCGGTACGGGCTGCGGCTGGCGCTGTGCATCGGCCTGGCCCAGGTGCTGGTCTCGGTGATCGCGGTGCCCCGCTCGTACTGGGTGGCGCTGACCGTGACCTTCGTGATGAAGCCGGACTTCGGCTCGGTGTTCTCCCGCGCGGTGCTGCGCGCGCTCGGCACCGCGGTCGGGCTGCTGATCGCCACCCCGGTGCTCGCCGCGGTGCCGCGCGGCTGGTGGGACGTGCCGGTGATGGCGGTGCTGGCGACGCTGATCCCCGCACTGTCCGCCAAGGGCTACGCCTTCCAGACCGCGGCCATCACCCCGGTGATCCTGCTGCTCTCCGACCTGCTCAACCACCAGGGCTTCCACCTGGTGCTGCCCCGGCTCTACGACTCGCTGATCGGCTGCGGCATCTCGCTGCTGGCCGGCTACCTGCTGTGGCCGGAGTCCTGGCACACCCGGATCGGCGACCGCCTCGCCGAGGCCGTCCAGGACACCGCCTCGTACGTGTCGCTCGCCTTCACCACCGGGCCGGGCGCGGACGAGCCCGCCCGGGCCCGCTACCGGCGCCGGCTCTACCGAGATCTCTCGGCGGTGCGCAGCGAGTTCCAGCGGGCGCTCACCGAGCCGCCGCCGGTCGGGGCCCGGGCGGAGGCGTGGTGGCCGGTGGTGATCGCGGTCGAACGGATCGTGGACACCACCACCGCCACCCGGGTACGGATCGAGCACGGCGCGCCCGTACCGACCGCGGCCGAGGTCGGCGCCGTGACGCGGGAGCTGGCCGACCTCGCCGAGGCGCTGCGCACCGGCCGGCCGCTGTCCGGGACGGCTCCGGGCGTGCTCGCCCCGGACTGCGCGCTGGCCCGGCTGCACCACGAGGTCCACGCGGCGCGGTCGGTGGCCGCCGCACCGGCGCCCTGA